One window of the Pogoniulus pusillus isolate bPogPus1 chromosome 38, bPogPus1.pri, whole genome shotgun sequence genome contains the following:
- the CXCR5 gene encoding C-X-C chemokine receptor type 5: MGPVSYSSETYDLSQVELSGYYEAENATPSLEGYFCFNPASSVVGDQKDPFRKVFMPLIYLLMFALGTLGNALVLVILERFKRSRTTTENFLFHLTLANLALLLTFPFSVVESLAGWVFGKFLCKILSAAHKINFYCSSMLLGCIAVDRYLAIVYAIHTYRKRRARSIHLTCAAVWLCSLLLTSPDLIFMEVWTDDSNRSICYFPEVGIDGNNAWLATRFLYHTVGFFVPLLVMGYCYTAIVRALCQSQRLQRQKAVRVAILVTGVFLLCWSPYHIIIFLNTLTKLEAFTKNCLLEDQLDTAIMVTEAIGFMHCCLNPILYAFVGVKFRNDFFRILQELGCISQETLHEILEVTRKGSGIESDNTTSISTF, translated from the exons ATGGGGCCTGTCAGCTACTCATCAGAGACCTATGACTTG AGCCAGGTAGAGCTGAGTGGTTACTATGAAGCTGAAAACGCCACCCCTTCTTTGGAGGGCTACTTTTGCTTCAACCCAGCCTCATCTGTGGTTGGTGACCAGAAAGACCCCTTCAGAAAGGTCTTCATGCCCCTCATCTATCTGCTGATGTTTGCGCTGGGGACCCTGGGCAACGCCCTGGTCTTGGTCATTTTAGAGAGGTTCAAGCGGTCTCGCACCACCACAGAGAACTTCCTTTTCCACCTCACCCTGGCcaacctggcactgctgctcaccTTCCCCTTCAGTGTGGTGGAGAGCCTGGCTGGCTGGGTATTTGGGAAGTTCCTCTGCAAGATCCTCAGTGCTGCCCACAAGATCAACTTCTACTgcagcagcatgctgctggGGTGCATCGCGGTGGATCGCTACCTGGCCATCGTCTATGCCATTCACACCTACCGCAAGCGCAGAGCTCGCTCCATCCACCTCACCTGCGCCGCCgtctggctctgctctctgctcttgaCCTCGCCCGATCTCATCTTCATGGAAGTCTGGACAGATGACAGCAACCGCAGCATTTGCTATTTTCCAGAGGTCGGGATCGATGGCAACAACGCCTGGCTGGCCACTCGCTTCCTCTACCACACGGTGGGTTTCTTTGTGCCCCTGCTGGTCATGGGTTACTGCTACACTGCCATCGTCCGGGCTCTGTGCCAGTCCCAGCGCCTGCAGCGCCAAAAAGCTGTGCGCGTGGCCATCCTGGTCACCGGCgtcttcctgctctgctggagcccGTACCACATCATCATCTTCCTCAACACGCTTACCAAACTAGAAGCCTTCACCAAGAACTGCCTCCTGGAAGACCAGCTGGATACAGCCATCATGGTGACAGAAGCCATTGGCTTCATGCACTGCTGCCTCAACCCCATCCTCTACGCCTTTGTTGGGGTCAAGTTCCGCAACGACTTCTTCCGGATCCTGCAGGAGCTTGGCTGCATCAGCCAGGAGACCCTGCACGAGATTCTGGAAGTGACAAGGAAAGGCAGTGGGATTGAGTCTGACAACACCACTTCTATCTCCACTTTCTAG